A single Mustelus asterias unplaced genomic scaffold, sMusAst1.hap1.1 HAP1_SCAFFOLD_4692, whole genome shotgun sequence DNA region contains:
- the LOC144491191 gene encoding uncharacterized protein LOC144491191, translating into NEDDIFTYSQSDSSEPSDDGKDHTIVVMGHLKQKISVRIKPTMANKSTQTDPANQDTDSGVRVPRVSMPEVKGSQTWHADSWQSYRAEETGTPTCEHWAQRLQEVQQQQRSHLATENGELHEQNARLEEENARLRDQVSAMQEELEALKSRQEPLDQPAVTLILEQMDNLHVESDSKI; encoded by the exons GTAACGAAGACGACATATTCACATACTCTCAGAGTGACAGTTCCGAGCCCAGCGACGATGGTAAGGATCACACGATCGTGGTGATGGGCCACCTGAAACAGAAGATTTCGGTACGGATTAAACCCACCATGGCAAACAAGTCCACGCAGACGGATCCGGCCAATCAGGACACGGACTCTGGTGTCAGGGTGCCCAGGGTGTCGATGCCCGAGGTCAAAGGTTCCCAGACCTGGCACGCGGACAGTTGGCAGAGCTACCGCGCGGAGGAGACGGGAACGCCAACCTGTGAACACTGGGCACAAAGGCTACAGGAGGTCCAGCAG CAGCAAAGAAGCCATCTTGCCACCGAGAATGGGGAACTTCACGAGCAGAATGCGCGTCTGGAAGAGGAGAACGCCAGGTTGCGGGATCAGGTCAGCGCCATGCAGGAGGAGCTGGAAGCTCTGAAAAGCCGGCAAGAGCCCCTCGACCAACCGGCGGTCACCCTCATTTTGGAACAGATGGACAACCTTCATGTGGAGAGTGACTCCAAGATCTGA